Below is a genomic region from Actinomadura sp. NAK00032.
GGGTGCGGAAGCCGGACAGCCCCGCCTCGCGGTAGGCGATCTTCGCCAGCCGCTGGTTCTCGGGCTCGATGTCCACGCTCGTCAGCACCGCGTCCTTGGGCATCCCGCGCATCAGCCAGACGCCGGAGACCCCGCAGCCGGAGCCGACCTCGACGACCGTCCGGGCGCCGAGCAGCGTCGCGAGGAAGCGCAGCGCCGCGCCGCCGGCCGGGCCGATCGGCGTCGCGCCGACCTCCGCGCCGCGCCGCCGGGCGGCGCGCAGCGGTTCGTCTTCGGGGAGGAAATCCTCCACGTAGGCCCGGGTGGCCTGAATGGCGTCGATGGCTGCCTCCTCGCGGGACCCCCGCATGCCTCATGCTGGAAAGACCATATCGTTGACAGGGAACCGACCGGAGTTTCCGCGCGTTGTAACGAGTGAAAGCAGAAGCACGCAGTAAGTCACGAGCACTCAGCAGTTGGTTCAGCAACCGCCCCAGCCCAGGCGAGACCGTGCCGTTCCAAGGCGAGAACCTTGGCTCACGAGAGAGGAACAGCCCGGCACCATGGGAGTCGCAGCACTCAGTTTCAGAAGCGCTGTGGGGGTCGGCGCCAGGCAGGGGCTTGGGAACGCCGCTCGCACTCGAGAGAACGCCCCCGAGGCCGAGTGGGCGCCGCCGTCCTGGGACGAGGTCGTCCGCGAGCACTCGGCCCGCGTCTACCGGCTCGCCTACCGGCTGACCGGTAACCAGCACGACGCCGAGGACCTCACCCAGGAGGTCTTCGTCCGCGTGTTCCGTTCGCTGTCGAACTACACGCCGGGCACGTTCGAAGGCTGGCTGCACCGCATCACCACGAACCTGTTCCTCGACATGGCGCGGCGCCGCCAGCGCATCCGCTTCGAGGGGCTCGCCGACGACGCCGCCGAACGCCTCCAGGGCCGCGAGCCGACCCCGGCGCAGGCGTTCGACGACACCAACTTCGACGCCGACGTCCAGGCCGCCCTCGACGCGCTGGCCCCCGAGTACCGCGCGGCCGTGGTGCTGTGCGACATCGAGGGGCTGTCCTACGAGGAGATCTCGGCCACGCTCGGCGTCAAGCTCGGGACCGTCCGCAGCCGCATCCACCGGGGGCGGGCGCAGCTGCGCGCGGCGCTGGAGCACCGCGCGCCGACGCGGCGCCGGCCCGGCACGAGGAACGACTACCAGGCGGCCGCCGAGGCGCGCACCGCCGCGGCCGGCGAGGCGCCGGGGGGCGCGCACGCGGCGGCCGCGCAGGCGCTGCCGGACGGGGCGTAAAGCCGTACTTATCGCGCGCGGGGCGGGACCGCGCGCCTGATCGAACGGAATCGACGGAGGCGGCGTGAGTTGTCTGGGGGAGCGTCTGACCGCTCTGGTCGACGAGGAGCTGGGGCATGAGGAGCGCGACCGCGTCCTGTCCCACCTCGCCGGATGCGCCCAGTGCCGGGACGAGGTCGCCGAGCTGCGCAAGGTCAAGCGGCGGCTGCGGGGGCTGTCCGCCGGCCCCGCCGCGGCCGGCGCCGACGACCTGCCGACCCCCGACTTCCTGAACCGGCTGCGCGCCATGCCGGCGCCCGCCGGTCCCCCGCCGGCCGAGCCGCCGGGGCGGCCCGCCGCCGAGGCACCGCCCGCGCGTCCGGCCCGGCCGCTGCGATCACCGGCCCGCCCGTCCCGGACGTCCCCCGCCGGGCGCCCGCGCGACACCCGCCCGCCCGGCCGCGCCACCGCCGTCCAGGTGCACCCCCGGCGCCGCTACCTGGTCGTCGGCGCCGCCACGCTCTTCCTCGGCCTGGGCACCGCCTCCTACATCGCCGGCGGCGAGCAGGACCAGCCCGCCGTCACGCCCGCGTTCGACCGGTTCGCCGTCGAGCACGCGCTGACCTCCGGCGACGCGCCGATGACCGACCCGCTCACCGACCCGGTCTACCAGGTCCAGGTCTCCCCGGGGCCGTGACCGCGCCGGCCGCGACCCGCACGGGGGGCGGCACCGGGCGGGGCAGGCGCTGCGCGGCCCTGGCCGGCGGGCTCGCGGGGGCGCTCGCCCTCGCCGTGCTGCTGTCCGGCGACCCGGCCGCCGCGCGCCGCGTCCGCAGCGACCCGGGCGCCGTGGGGCTGCTGCGCGCCGCCGCCGACGCCGCCCGCCGCGTCCCGTACGAGGGCAGCCGCTTCCTCACCACGTGGAACCGCAGCCGGTCCGCCACGTCCCGCGTCACCGTCGCGCACCGGCCCGGCGAGGGCATCCGGTACCGGTCCGCGGCCGGCTCCGGGACCGGCCACCGGCCCGAGTCCGCCGCCGGCGACAGCACCGGCTTCAGCCCGGAGACCCTGGCGCTGCTCACCCGCAACTACTCGGTGGTGCGGGCGGCGGACGGGATGGTCTGCGGCCGCCGGGCCCGCGTCGTCGAGGCCCGCCGCCCGGACGGCACCCCGGCCGGGCGCTTCTGGATCGACCGCGAGACCGGGCTGATGCTGCACCGCGAGCTGATCGACGCGACCGGGCGCCCGGTGGTCGTCACGGGGTTCACCGAGATCAGCTTCACGATGCCGCCGCCGGAGCCGCCCGTGCGGGCGACGCCCCGGGGCGGGCTGCTGCGCTTCCCCGGGTCTAGCGCGGGCGACGCCCCCGAGGAGGCCGCAGCGGACGCGTGGGGCGAGCCCATGGACGCCCCCGGGATCGCGGGGCTCCGCGACCGCGGCTGGCCTGTCCCGGCCGACCTGCCCGGCCGGCTCACCCTCTTCGACGTGCGCCGCGAGAAGGACGGCGGGTCCGTCCACCTCAGCTACTCCGACGGTCTCGCCGCCGTCTCGGTGTTCGTGCAGCGCGGCGCGCTGGACGAGAGCGGGATGTCCGGCTGGCAGAAGACCGTCCGCCGGGGCCGGACGGTGTACCGCCGCGAGGCGCTGCGGCGCTGGGCCGTGTCCGCCGGGAAGGGGTACGTCTACACCGTGCTCACCGACGCGCCGCAGAGCACGGCGGAGGCCGTCGCCGTCAACATGCCGCGCGGCGGCGCCGACACGTTCTGGAAGCGGCTGTCGCGGGGCACCCGGCGCCTTGTGTCGGCGGCGAATCCCTTCGGCTGACCCGGGATGAGCGCGCGCCTGATAGGTCTTATGCTCGCCACATGCCTTTCGGGGCAGCATGAGCACGGATGACGAGGACCATGCTCGGTAGGAGAGATGGGGATGACGGAAGACAACCGCGGGCCGGTCAGGGCGGCGGCGGAGGACGACGAGGTCGCCTCCGGCCAGGAGCCTGAGCGGCAGGAGGCGGCGGCTCCTCCCGAGACGGTGACCGACCAGGAGATCCCCCTGGAGGCGCCGGCGGACGACGCCGAGCCGGCCGACGACGTGCCGGCCGCCGACACCGAGCCCGGCCGCGAGCCCGGCATCGAGGGCGACCGGCTGGTGGCCGGGGGCTTCGCGCCCCCGGACTCGCTCGTCGCCCCGCCGGACACCAGCGAGGACGTGCTCGCCGGCGGCGGGCCGGCCGGCATGGCGCCGCAGGAGGTGCCGCTGCAGGACGTCCCGCCGCGGGACATGCCGCAGCCCCCGCCGCCCGTCGCGCTCGACAAGGGCCCCGTGGAGGACGACCGGCCGCGGCCCGGGTTCGTCCCCCACAACCAGGACCCGCGCGCCGCGCAGGGCGGCCCGTACGGCGGCTGGCCGCAGCAGTCCCACCAGGGCCCGCCGCCGCCCGCGGACGGCCGGCCGCCGCTGGCGCCGCCGCCCGCGCCGATGGGCCCGCCGCCCGGCGGGCCCGGCCCGCGCCCGATGGCGGGCTACGGGATGCCGCCCGGCGGCACCGGCCCCAACTGGGCGCCGGTGCCCGCGATGCCGCCGTCCTCGCGCGGCGGCCCCGGCCTCGGGCTGCTCGCCGTCGTCGCGCTGATCGTCGCGCTGGTGGCGGGCGCGCTCGGCGCCGGGATCGGCGTCATCGCCACCAACGGCGACGACGGCGGCTCGGTGAGCCTCGGCGGCAGCAACAGCAGCGACGGCAAGGTGCAGGCCCGCCCGCCGGACTCGGTCGCCGGCGTCGCGCAGCGGGTGCTGCCGAGCGTCGTGATGATCCGCGTGCGGTCCGCGCAGGGCGAGGTCGGCGGCACCGGCTTCATCGTGAACGGCGGCTACGTCGTCACCAACAACCACGTCGTCGCCGGCGCGGGCGGCGGGCAGATCCAGATCGTGTTCAACGACAAGAAGACGCTGCCCGCGACCGTCAAGGGCGCCGACTCGAGCTCGGACGTCGCCGTCCTCAAGCCGGAGGGGCAGCACTCGCTGCCGCCGCTGCCGCTCGGCGACTCCAGCAAGATCGCCGTCGGCGACCCGGTGATCGCGATCGGCTCGCCGCTCGGCCTGCAGGGCTCGGTCACCACCGGCATCGTCAGCTCGCTGAACCGGGCCGTGCCCACGCAGGGCGAGGGCGGCGGCGACGCGTCCTACCTGAACGCGATCCAGACCGACGCGGCGATCAACCCCGGCAACTCCGGCGGCCCGCTGGTGGACGGCAAGGGCCGCGTGATCGGCATCAACACCGCGATCGCGACGCTCGGCGGCCAGACGCTCGGCGGGGAGACCCCGAGCGGCAACATCGGCCTCGGCTTCGCGATCCCGATCAACCAGGGCAAGCGGATCGCCGAGGAGATCATCCGCACCGGCTCCGTCCGCCAGGCCAAGCTCGGCGTGTTCCCGGACCCGCGCTACCAGGACGGCGGCGCGCGGATCATGACCCAGCAGGTCAACGGGCAGAACCCGGTGATCAAGGGCGGTCCGGCGGACAAGGCGGGGCTTAAGCCCGGCGACGTGATCACCAAGGTCGACGGCCGGCCGATCGAGGACGCCACCGACCTGATCGCGCAGATCCGCAGCCGGGCCCCCGGCGACCGGATCACCGTCACCTACGAGCGCGGCGGCAAGGAGGCCAACGTCCAGGTGACCCTCGGCGCCGAGTAGCGCGCCGTCAGAGGCAGAGGTCCGGTTCGTCCGGTCTCGGGATACGCTGATGGGGCCGGTCCGCGCGGACCGGCCCCTGACGGCTTGTGGAGGACGGGTTGTTCGACGTCGGACTCGGTGAGATGGCGGTGCTCGTCGTCCTCGCCCTGGTCATCTTCGGGGACAAACTGCCGCAGGTCGCCGGGCAGGCCGGCCGCATGCTCCGGCAGTTCCGGCAGATGGCCGACAGCGCCAAGGCCGATCTGCAGGAGGGGCTCGGGCCGGAGTTCAAGGACTTCGACATCAACGACCTGAACCCGAAGACGTTCGTCCGCAAGCACCTGTTCGAGGACGAGGACGGCACCCCGACCGCCAACGGCACCGGCCTCTTCGACGACGACCCGTCCTACGCGACGACGACCGGCGCCCTCCCAGCAGGCGAACGCCCCCCCTTTGACCCTGAAGCGACTTAGCCCAGGGGGGCGACCCCCTGGAACCCCCGTCAGCGGACGAGAGGCTGTTTCCCGAGCCGCTGGCGCGTCTCGGGAAACAGCCTCTCGTCCGGCGGGTCGGGCGGCCTCCGGGCGCTAGGGCGCCCTCCGGCCGCCCGACCCGTGTTGTGTCGGTTGGGCTTCGTGCTTTACCTACCCTTGGGGCTGATGCCCAGGGACATTCCGGCTAGGCCTCGGCTGCGGCCGGCCAGTTTGTCGGCGATGGTGCGGAGTTCCTTGGCGGCGCCGGCGTCCGGGTCGGAGAGGACGAGCGGGGTGCCGTTGTCGCCGCCCTCGCGCAGGCGCGGGTCGATCTGCACCTGGCCGAGCAGCGGGACGCGGGTCCCGAGGGTCTGGGTGAGGGCGTCCGCGACCGTCTGGCCGCCGCCCTCGCCGAAGATGTGCTGCTGCTCGCCGCAGTGCGGGCACGCCAGGTAGGACATGTTCTCGATCACGCCGACGACCTGCTGGTGCGTCTGCGCGGCGATCGCGCCGGCCCGCTCGGCGACCTCGGCGGCGGCCTGCTGCGGGGTGGTGACGACGAGGATCTCCGCGGACGGCAGCAGCTGCGCGACGGAGATCGCGATGTCGCCGGTGCCGGGCGGCAGGTCCATCAGCAGGATGTCGAGGTCGCCCCAGTAGACGTCCGCGAGGAACTGCTGGAGCGCCCGGTGCAGCATCGGCCCGCGCCACACGACCGGCTGGTTCCCGGCGGTGAACATGCCGACCGAGATCACCTTCACGGCGTGCGCGGACGGCGGCATGATCATGTCTTCGACCTTGGTGGGCGGGGTGTCCACGCCCAGCATCCGCGGCACCGAGTGGCCGTAGATGTCGGCGTCCACGACCCCGACCTTGCGGCCCTGCGCGGCCAGCGCGGCGGCGAGGTTCACCGTCACCGACGACTTGCCGACGCCGCCCTTGCCGCTCGCGACCGCGTACACCTTGGTCAGCGAGTTCGGCTTGGCGAAGGGGATCTCCTTGGCGGGCTGCCCGCCGCGCAGCTTGGTCTGCAGGTCCTTGCGCTGCTCCTCGCTCATCACGTCCAGCTCGACCTGGACCGAGGTGACCCCGTCGAGACGGGTGACGGCCTCCGTGACGCGTTTGGTGATGGTGTCCTTCATCGGACATCCGGCCACGGTCAGGTAGACGCCGACGCGGACCGTGCCGTCCGCCTCGATGTCGACGCTCTTGACCATGTCGAGCTCGGTGATGGGCTTGTGGATCTCAGGATCGTTCACCGTGGCGAGAGCCTCGGTCACCCGCTCGGTCGTCAACTGGGAGGCCATGCGTCCATGGTATGAACCCCGGGGCCCGTTCCGTTAATCAGGGTGTCCGTCCTCACACGCCGGGTGCGTCTCCATCGCGCGGGGGCCTCACCGGCCGTAACATCGGTGCGGTGACCACCGGAACCCTCCCGGCCGCCGAGCCGGCCGTCTGGCGGACCATGCTGCGGGCCCAGGCGCGGATCTCCCGCCGCCTCCAGGCCGACCTGCTGGCCCGCCACGGCCTCGCCCTCGCCTCCTACGACGTGCTCCTGCACCTCGGCGAGGCGCCGGACGGGCGGCTGCGGATGAACGACCTCGCCGACCGCGTGCTGCTGTCGCGCAGCGGCCTGACCCGGCTGGTCGACCGGATGCAGCGCGACGGGCTGGTGGTGCGGCAGTCCTGCGCCGACGACGCCCGCGGCCTGTTCGCCGTCCTCACCGCCGCCGGGCGCGACCGGCTCGCCGACGCCACCCCCACCTACCGGCAGGGCGTCCGCGACTACCTGCTCAGCCGGCTGGACGAGCCCGACCTGCGCACCCTGGAGGACATCCTCGGCAAGCTCGCCGACGAGCAGGTCCCCGCCCGGGCGGCTAGCGGACCTTCTCCTTGGCGTCCATCTCCTTGAGGATCTGCTGGAGCTCCGAGCGCAGGAAGTCGCGGGTGACGACCTCGTTCAGCGCGACCCGCAGCCCGGCGATCTCCCGCGTCAGGTACTCGGTGTCGGCGATGCCGCGGTCGCCGCGGGCCCGGTCCTGCTCGTACTGGACGCGGTCCCGGTCGTCCTGCCGGTTCTGGGCGAGCAGGATCAGCGGCGCCGCGTAGGACGCCTGCAGCGACAGCATCAGCGTCAGGAAGATGAACGGGTACGGGTCGAACTTCAGCGCGGACGGCGCGAGCAGGTTCCACACGATCCAGACGGTGACGAAGACGGTCATGTAGACCAGGAACCGGGCCGTGCCGAGGAACCGGGCGATCCGCTCCGACAGCCGCCCGAACGACTCGGGGTCGTAGTGGATCCGCGGCAGCAGCGTGCGGCGCACCTCCCGCGGCTGGTCCAGGCGCCCGGTCATCGGCCGTGTCGTCATCATGTGGTCCCCCGGAGTGCCTCTTCCTCGGGGTCGGCGGACCCCTCGGCGGCGGCGTCCATCACGCTCTCGCGCCAGTCCTCGGGCAGCAGGTGGTCGAGGACGTCGTCGATCGTCACCGCGCCGAGCAGGTGCCCGTTCTCGTCCACGACGGCGCCGGCGACGAGGTTGTAGGTGGCCAGGAACATCGCGACGGCCTCCAGCGACATCGTGGGGCGCAGCGGGTCGAGCTCGGCGTCCACGATCCCGCTGACCAGCGTCGGCGGCGGCTCGCGCAGCAGCTTCTGGAAGTGCACGGTGCCGAGGTACTGGCCGGTCGGCGTCGCGGTCGGCGGCCGGCACACGTACACCTGCGCGGCCAGCGCCGGGTTCAGGTCGGGGCGGCGGATCAGCGCGAGCGCCTCGGCGACCGTCGCGTCCGGCGGGACGATCACCGGGTCGCTGGTCATCAGCCCGCCGGCCGACTCGTCGGGGTAGGTGAGCAGCCGCCGCACCGGCGCCGCGTCCTGCGGCTCCATCAGCGTCAGCAGCCGCTCCCGCTGCTCGGCGGGCAGCTCGCCGAGCAGGTCCGCCGCGTCGTCGGGCCCCATCGCCTCCAGCACGTCGGCGGCCCGCTCCACGCCGAGGTCGCCGAGGATCTCGACCTGGTCGTCCTCGGGCAGCTCCTCCAGGACGTCGGCGAGCCGCTCGTCGTCCAGCGCGACCGCGACCTCCGCGCGCCGCTTCGGCGGCAGCTCGTGCACGATGTTGGCGAGGTCGGCGGGCTTCATCCGCTCGAACGCGGCGATCAGCCCGGCGGCGCCCTGCCCGTGCTCGACGGCGGAGAACCCCTCCACGGCGTCCCAGTCGACGATCAGGCTCTCCCCGCGCTTGCGCAGGCCGCGGCCGGTGCGGCGGCGGACGGCGACCTTGGCGACCAGCCAGTCGCGGGTGCGGGTGGGCTCCATCGCCACGTCCACCACGGAGACCGGCTCGCCGGAGTCGCAGAACCGGACGGTGCGGTCCAGCATCTCGGCGATGGCCAGGGTCTCCGACTCGCGCTTCTGGAACCGGCGCATGTTCAGCCGGCCGTCGAAGATGATCGCGTCCGCCTCGATCACCGTCACCCGGGTGATCGGCAGGAACACCGTCCGCCGCGGCGCGACCTCCACCACCAGCCCGAGCACCCGCGGCGGCCGCGGCGCCAGCCGCAGCGCGACCACCACATCGCGGACCCGGCCGACCTGGTCCCCGGCCGGGTCGAACACCGCGATGCCCGCGAGCCGGGCGATGAACACCCGCGTCGGAGCCGCACTCATGGGCAGGACACTACCCATGATCGCCCGGTCGATCCGGACTCGGGACGCACACCGGACGCTTACGGCGAGGAGTGTCACATCTCGGGCTCTCGTCCCGTCCTAGCCGACGTGAAAGAGTTGACGATGATGAGCGACGCTTTCGTGGAGCACCGCAGCCTGCTGTTCGCGGTGGCGTACCGGATGCTGGGCACGGCCGCCGACGCCGAGGACGCCGTGCAGGACGCCTGGCTGCGCTGGTCCGCCGCGGACCGCTCCGACGTGGCCGACCCGAAGGCCTACCTCGTCCGGATCACCACCAACGTGGCGCTGGACCGGCTCCGCTCCGCGCAGGCCCGCCGCGAGACCTATGTCGGGCCGTGGCTGCCGGAGCCGATGCTGACGTCGCCGGACGTCGCCGAGGACGCCGAGCTGGCGGAGTCGGTGTCGATGGCGATGCTGGTCGTCCTGGAGACGCTGAGCCCCCTGGAGCGGGCCGTCTTCGTCCTCAAGGAGGTCTTCGGCTACCCGTACGCGGAGATCGCGCGGGCGCTGGACCGGTCGGAGGCGTCCGTGCGGCAGCTCGGGACCCGCGCCCGCAAGCACGTGCAGGCCCGGCGGCCCCGCTTCGAGGCCGGTGGCCCCGACCGGCGCGCCGTGACCGAGCGGTTCTTCGACGCGGTGATCGGCGGCGACATCAACCGCTTCATGGAGGTCCTCGCCCCGGACGTCGCGCTGTGGTCGGACGGCGGCGGCAAGGTCCGCGCCCCGCGCCGGGTCATCTTCGGCGCGGAGAAGGTCGGCCGCTTCTTCGGCGCGGTCTCCCAGCAGAGCTACCAGGGCATCGAGCCCGCGGACATGCGGTTCGACCGGGTCGAGCTGAACGGCGAGCCCGCGGTCGTCGTGTCCGGCCCGGCCGGCCCGATCAGCGCGTTCACCGCCGACGTCGACGCCGACGGCCGGATCCAGGCCATCCACCTGGTCGCCAACCCG
It encodes:
- a CDS encoding O-methyltransferase, whose amino-acid sequence is MRGSREEAAIDAIQATRAYVEDFLPEDEPLRAARRRGAEVGATPIGPAGGAALRFLATLLGARTVVEVGSGCGVSGVWLMRGMPKDAVLTSVDIEPENQRLAKIAYREAGLSGFRTRMITGPALEVLPRLTDGAYDMVFCDADKREYPEYLTDALRLLRPGGAVAFDNALWHDRVADSAVRDPDTEAIREVHRMIREDERLVPLLIPVGDGLLCAVKRG
- the sigE gene encoding RNA polymerase sigma factor SigE, which gives rise to MGVAALSFRSAVGVGARQGLGNAARTRENAPEAEWAPPSWDEVVREHSARVYRLAYRLTGNQHDAEDLTQEVFVRVFRSLSNYTPGTFEGWLHRITTNLFLDMARRRQRIRFEGLADDAAERLQGREPTPAQAFDDTNFDADVQAALDALAPEYRAAVVLCDIEGLSYEEISATLGVKLGTVRSRIHRGRAQLRAALEHRAPTRRRPGTRNDYQAAAEARTAAAGEAPGGAHAAAAQALPDGA
- a CDS encoding anti-sigma factor — translated: MSCLGERLTALVDEELGHEERDRVLSHLAGCAQCRDEVAELRKVKRRLRGLSAGPAAAGADDLPTPDFLNRLRAMPAPAGPPPAEPPGRPAAEAPPARPARPLRSPARPSRTSPAGRPRDTRPPGRATAVQVHPRRRYLVVGAATLFLGLGTASYIAGGEQDQPAVTPAFDRFAVEHALTSGDAPMTDPLTDPVYQVQVSPGP
- a CDS encoding sigma-E factor regulatory protein RseB domain-containing protein, whose protein sequence is MTAPAATRTGGGTGRGRRCAALAGGLAGALALAVLLSGDPAAARRVRSDPGAVGLLRAAADAARRVPYEGSRFLTTWNRSRSATSRVTVAHRPGEGIRYRSAAGSGTGHRPESAAGDSTGFSPETLALLTRNYSVVRAADGMVCGRRARVVEARRPDGTPAGRFWIDRETGLMLHRELIDATGRPVVVTGFTEISFTMPPPEPPVRATPRGGLLRFPGSSAGDAPEEAAADAWGEPMDAPGIAGLRDRGWPVPADLPGRLTLFDVRREKDGGSVHLSYSDGLAAVSVFVQRGALDESGMSGWQKTVRRGRTVYRREALRRWAVSAGKGYVYTVLTDAPQSTAEAVAVNMPRGGADTFWKRLSRGTRRLVSAANPFG
- a CDS encoding S1C family serine protease, whose translation is MTEDNRGPVRAAAEDDEVASGQEPERQEAAAPPETVTDQEIPLEAPADDAEPADDVPAADTEPGREPGIEGDRLVAGGFAPPDSLVAPPDTSEDVLAGGGPAGMAPQEVPLQDVPPRDMPQPPPPVALDKGPVEDDRPRPGFVPHNQDPRAAQGGPYGGWPQQSHQGPPPPADGRPPLAPPPAPMGPPPGGPGPRPMAGYGMPPGGTGPNWAPVPAMPPSSRGGPGLGLLAVVALIVALVAGALGAGIGVIATNGDDGGSVSLGGSNSSDGKVQARPPDSVAGVAQRVLPSVVMIRVRSAQGEVGGTGFIVNGGYVVTNNHVVAGAGGGQIQIVFNDKKTLPATVKGADSSSDVAVLKPEGQHSLPPLPLGDSSKIAVGDPVIAIGSPLGLQGSVTTGIVSSLNRAVPTQGEGGGDASYLNAIQTDAAINPGNSGGPLVDGKGRVIGINTAIATLGGQTLGGETPSGNIGLGFAIPINQGKRIAEEIIRTGSVRQAKLGVFPDPRYQDGGARIMTQQVNGQNPVIKGGPADKAGLKPGDVITKVDGRPIEDATDLIAQIRSRAPGDRITVTYERGGKEANVQVTLGAE
- a CDS encoding sec-independent translocase; translated protein: MFDVGLGEMAVLVVLALVIFGDKLPQVAGQAGRMLRQFRQMADSAKADLQEGLGPEFKDFDINDLNPKTFVRKHLFEDEDGTPTANGTGLFDDDPSYATTTGALPAGERPPFDPEAT
- a CDS encoding Mrp/NBP35 family ATP-binding protein, translating into MASQLTTERVTEALATVNDPEIHKPITELDMVKSVDIEADGTVRVGVYLTVAGCPMKDTITKRVTEAVTRLDGVTSVQVELDVMSEEQRKDLQTKLRGGQPAKEIPFAKPNSLTKVYAVASGKGGVGKSSVTVNLAAALAAQGRKVGVVDADIYGHSVPRMLGVDTPPTKVEDMIMPPSAHAVKVISVGMFTAGNQPVVWRGPMLHRALQQFLADVYWGDLDILLMDLPPGTGDIAISVAQLLPSAEILVVTTPQQAAAEVAERAGAIAAQTHQQVVGVIENMSYLACPHCGEQQHIFGEGGGQTVADALTQTLGTRVPLLGQVQIDPRLREGGDNGTPLVLSDPDAGAAKELRTIADKLAGRSRGLAGMSLGISPKGR
- a CDS encoding MarR family winged helix-turn-helix transcriptional regulator, giving the protein MTTGTLPAAEPAVWRTMLRAQARISRRLQADLLARHGLALASYDVLLHLGEAPDGRLRMNDLADRVLLSRSGLTRLVDRMQRDGLVVRQSCADDARGLFAVLTAAGRDRLADATPTYRQGVRDYLLSRLDEPDLRTLEDILGKLADEQVPARAASGPSPWRPSP
- a CDS encoding DUF1003 domain-containing protein, with amino-acid sequence MTTRPMTGRLDQPREVRRTLLPRIHYDPESFGRLSERIARFLGTARFLVYMTVFVTVWIVWNLLAPSALKFDPYPFIFLTLMLSLQASYAAPLILLAQNRQDDRDRVQYEQDRARGDRGIADTEYLTREIAGLRVALNEVVTRDFLRSELQQILKEMDAKEKVR
- a CDS encoding CBS domain-containing protein, coding for MSAAPTRVFIARLAGIAVFDPAGDQVGRVRDVVVALRLAPRPPRVLGLVVEVAPRRTVFLPITRVTVIEADAIIFDGRLNMRRFQKRESETLAIAEMLDRTVRFCDSGEPVSVVDVAMEPTRTRDWLVAKVAVRRRTGRGLRKRGESLIVDWDAVEGFSAVEHGQGAAGLIAAFERMKPADLANIVHELPPKRRAEVAVALDDERLADVLEELPEDDQVEILGDLGVERAADVLEAMGPDDAADLLGELPAEQRERLLTLMEPQDAAPVRRLLTYPDESAGGLMTSDPVIVPPDATVAEALALIRRPDLNPALAAQVYVCRPPTATPTGQYLGTVHFQKLLREPPPTLVSGIVDAELDPLRPTMSLEAVAMFLATYNLVAGAVVDENGHLLGAVTIDDVLDHLLPEDWRESVMDAAAEGSADPEEEALRGTT
- a CDS encoding RNA polymerase sigma-70 factor; amino-acid sequence: MMSDAFVEHRSLLFAVAYRMLGTAADAEDAVQDAWLRWSAADRSDVADPKAYLVRITTNVALDRLRSAQARRETYVGPWLPEPMLTSPDVAEDAELAESVSMAMLVVLETLSPLERAVFVLKEVFGYPYAEIARALDRSEASVRQLGTRARKHVQARRPRFEAGGPDRRAVTERFFDAVIGGDINRFMEVLAPDVALWSDGGGKVRAPRRVIFGAEKVGRFFGAVSQQSYQGIEPADMRFDRVELNGEPAVVVSGPAGPISAFTADVDADGRIQAIHLVANPDKLRALAEGRRLEM